gtgggggtacGCTAGCCTGGCCGACAtctcctctgccccctccccccaggaCCGCCTTCAACAACAATGTCAGTGTGGCCTACGAGTGCCTGAGTGCCGGGGGGCGCAAGAAGAAGCCAGGGCTGGACGGCCGCACCTACAGCGAGCTGCTCAAGCGCATCTGCCGCGATGGCGAGGCCCCCGAGGAGGTGGTGGCGCCACTGCTGCGCAAGATTCAGTGCCGGGACCACGAGGCCGTGCCGCTGAGCGTCTTCCGCGCCGGCATGCGCACCTGCTTCGTGCTGCTCGAATTCGTGGCGCGGGCCGGTGCCCTCTACCGGCTGCTCGAGGACCCGGGTTTGGCCGCGGCTGACCGCCGCGTGGGCCAGGCCGTGCTGGACACGCTGGAGGGCGCGCTGCAGGCCGGCGACAGCGACGCGGGCGCTCCCACGCGCTACCTGGAGGCCGGCTCGCGCCTCGGGCCCGACAGCCTGGCGCTGGCCATGGACCGCGCTGTGGTGGCCCGGCGTCCTGGCGTCCCCATGACCCGCGAGGAGTTCCTGGAGAAGGCTGCTGCCCTCTTCATCGCCAAGGTCAAGCCTGTGGGCTGAGCCCTGTCTAATCCCCATCACCCCACCTGCCTCCTCCACCTACCACCTGGAAGTCCTGAGGTCAGAACAGCTCACCTGCTCAGGGAGGAGGGTGGGCATGGGACTGGGAGGGGGTGCCCTGCATGGAGGGGACCTTCCCGTGCCCAGATTGATGTCCCCCAACCCCAGCGAGGAGGCTGAGCCCCAGGAATGGCCTTCTCCCCGTGCTCTGGCTGCACCCTCCCAGACCCTACTCCGCTCACGGGTTCTCTCCACGGCAGTAATAAAGCATTTGCAGGTCTGCCCTAGTGTGTGCGTGTTCCGGGGGGCACCCCATCCCCCGCCCCTGGAGACATCAGGGATAGGCCAGGACTGTGGCGGGGGGCTCTATCAGCCGTTGTCCCCACTCCACCAGCCTGGAGGGTGCCTGGCCCCAGCCCACCCTGCAGTGCTCTGGATCTCTGCTCAAGCAGCTGGTCCTTCACTCAGCCTATTACCCGAGCTGAGCAAATGATCGTGGTGACGAATGTGAGGGCTGGCACGGTGCATGCCTGCAGTGTCTTACAGAGCTGTCACTAGGGCCCTAGAAGGAGGTTGATTACCACCTGCCTGTGGCAGGTGGGGAAACCAAGGTCTAGGGgcctgtcttagactgggttctctagagaagcaaaaccagtaaggcatataaatatctacataaagagatgtatatcaaggaaatggctcacatggttgtagagaatgaaatgtcccaagtccctgggtcaggctggaggcttcctctgattcacatagccacagggctgGCCagcccaaaattggcaggtctgacagcagggctcttgctcacaggctgcgaaaaCCAAGGAATTCatagattggcaggtaagctgctagctcaagtctcatgaactggaggtcagaagagcAGGAGCCGGCTGCAtgatccagagggagcaaaaccCCAGGAGCCTTGCCAAGaagtccacctgtattggatgcaggtcacacccccaaagaagctccccttcaactgattggctcctcacagcagatcctgtcaTGGAGGTGATCCCATCATACCACCATGAAACCGTATCATAACTGCcggccactgagaatcatggcccagtgaagctgacacacaaccttaacagtcACAGGCCCCATGCTGCCTCCCTCACATCAGGGTCTGCTCAGAAGCCCCATCCATGAGATTCATCTAGTGTTTACTGAGCTTCATGGCTCACGGTGGCAACTGCCCAGTACACCTCACACCCGAGTCCCTCTGGGGTCAGGCTGACTTTGCTCCTCAGACATCACCGCCCACCCTGTCCCTGCTCACCCTTTCCGTGGGTACCTATCACACCTAGTCTTGGGCCCAGATGCCCTGTTCTGACCCTTGCCAATGAAGCTCCCAGaagctgcctgcctgccctgcaaACCTCTCCCTCTCGCAGaactgtcctttcctgcctccaCGTGCTCCTGCCTCCCAGGATGGCCCCCCGGGACTCCCAGAAGGCTCCTCGtcccagccactctgggggaaggccttCCAGCCATCCTCTcaactgtcctgtgccatccaggAGCCTCCTCCTTTCTCACATCCTCCTCCAAGGCCCACAGTTTCGATTAACACCTGCTGGCCAAGGAGTCTCAAGTTCACCTCTCAGGCCTGGACAGGGCCTTCCTTCAGCCCAGGGTGCCACCCACTTCTGGTGTATCCATGGGGAAGCCTCAAGGACACTTCAGATTCCCACCCAAGATGGAGCTTcaccatccccccaccccccaagccGGGGCTGCTCTGGAGTTTCTGGTTTCTGTGGAAGGGCCTGAGCAGATACCAGGAGGGTGGCCTAGGTGTTTCCCTGGTGTCCATCCCACCAGCCATCACCACAGCCATATCATAACTTCTCACCCCGTTTCCCCATCTCCAAGGTCACCACCACACAGCCAGTCAGAGCATACCAGTCCCCATGGGCTGCAGTGATTGGTTCAGTTACAAGCATGTGACTCCCAGCcaacaaatgaaacaaaacccaggaCTTTGTCTGGGAAAGTGGTACAGAGTGGCTGAGCTGGGGGGACCTGGGTCTGCAATTCTGGGACCATATAGTCACCAGGGCCTGTGAAGGAGTCTGTTCTCAGGAGAGCCGAGCTGAGAGGCCCCCCAGCTTCTTTTCTTGCCTCTGTCCCCTTACTCACTCTGGCCGAGGCACCCCGGCCTCTAGCTTGTCCTTGAACACTTCCAGGGCACTCCtatctcaaggtctttgcacCTGCTATTCCTTCACTCTGTATCAGTGTCCCACCAGACCCATATAGCCGGGCCCCTCACTCCACTCTAGTGTCTGCCcaaatgtcacctcttcagaGACAACTACTGTCTAAAATGGCCCTCCTGCACCCTGTCATGCTGACCCCCTGCCTGTGTTCTTTCTACATAGCCCTCATCAGAACCTGACGCTGCTGCCCGTAGGCTTCCTCACTTGTTGACGCCCTCTCCCTCTGTCCAGACGGCAAGGAGTTTTGTTCCCTTGTTTTACATTTCCTGCACTGCCCCCATCACCCACCCCATACTTCCAAGGCTGTAGGGCATAGGTAGGAAGGCCAATCCGTGGGAAATCTCACAGGAAGTATCGTGACTCATTCTGTGATTGTTTACCAACGGCTCCGTGTGCTTCTATTTAACCCTCACTTGGCCCTCTGATGTCACTGGCACTACCAGCAGCCCTGTGTTCCCAAAGGGTGTCAGCCAGAGAGCCCTGGTAACCGGTAACCGAGCTCAACGTCTTACAGGTGAGGAGGCCACCTCTGGGCCCCAGAGGCTAGCTGAGGGCCGAGGGGTGAAGCTCAGTGCTCCTCACAGATGAGAAGACGAGAGGGCTGCTCTGCCCAGGGCTCTCTAGGCATCTtggcaccccccaccccaccctgccacCTTTGACACTCTGATTTCCTTTCACCAGACAGGTTTGCCTGCCTGTCCCCAGCTGTGATGCCTGACTCATAGTCCAGAGGCTGGCCACCTGGGGGGAGAGGTCACCACAGTTGAGGTGTTAGTACAGCAGTGGGCAGCCCAGTACAGCTGCCAGCAGGGCGGGGACACAGATGGGGTGGCCCCACAACTACAGGCCACAGAAAACCACATCCCCCTCACTGGAGTGGGTGTGGACAGTCGGAAGACGAGGTCACCACGCCCGACTCTCATGACCAACTGGCCAGGCAAGGAATGTGGGGGTGTGTGGGTCCAGGTTGGGAGTCAGCCAGGTCAGAGCTCAGCCTGGGGTTGGAAAGGAGTCAGGGCCTAGCCAGGATCAGGGCCCAGCTGGGGGCTTCAGGGCTCAGCAGGGGTCAGAACTCAGTTCAAGGTAGGGGCTCAGCTGGGGTCAGAGCTCAGCAGGAGTCAGAGCTCAGCCAGGGGCTGGCTGAGGGTTGGGGTTCAGGGTAGGGTCAGCCAAGGTCAGGACTCAGTCATCTAGAACTCAGCCCAGGGTCAGAgttcagatggggccagggctcAGTCTAGGGTGGGGGCTGAGCAAGGGTTGGAGGGCGGCCTGGAGTCAGATTCAGCTGAGGGTTTGGGGCTGTCCGGGCTGGGGCTCGGTCCCAGGTCGGGGTTGGGGCTAGGCCAGGATGAGGGCTCCGTCCAGGGTCGCTGCTCAGTCAGTACTCGTTGAATGAAAGCTCAACGTGCAGAGCCACTCGTTTCTTTGCGAACTTCACTGCGAGAGGCGCCTTTGCCAGTCTTTCCAGCGGCTCACGAAACCGGGTGGGCACTGTAACAGGACGCCCGGGCCGGCCCGGTGCTCGGGGACCCTGGCCTCCCGCGGGGCTTCTCCTCCACCCCTCGCAGCCCCGGGCTCCAGCCTCACAGCCTGCCTTCCTACCTGCCCTGAGGGCGGCACTATTCTAGGCCCCTTCCCGGAAAACTGAGGCAGCGCCTGACTGCACCCGGGGCCCGGGCTCCCATGTCCTGCCCTCCTCTCCCTGCTCTCGCCCCCCGCCGTCTGCGGGGCCAGGGCGAACCCACAGGCTCCACGGCCCATCTCCTctctacagatggggaaactgaggctagggGACGGCGCAGTCGGGCCATCGAACACACCGCACCATCGAGCCTGGCTCCATCCCGCGACCCTGCCAGGCGACCCCCGGCAAGTGAGAGACCTCCCCCAAGTCAGCGCCCCGCCtcgcccggccccgcccccttGGGACGTCACAAAAACGGCCCCCAAAGCTGCACGGGGCGGGCGGCCAGGCGCAGCCCAGCCCTGACCGCCTCCCCGCGCACAGGCGTCCGGGGGTGCTCGTCCGAGCGGGGGGCGCAGCGGCTCCAGGCGTGGGAAGCGCTCAGGGCCCCGCGCGCTcggccccctccctccctcccgtcgGCCGCGCTCCGCGCGCGCGAGGCGGGGCCGGGGAGGGGGACTCGGCTTCCCGGCGTGCCCCGCGGGCGGGCGCGCAGGCGTAGACCGGGCCCGGCGGCGGCGCGCAGGCGCAGAGTGGGCCCGGCGGCGGCGCGCAGGCGCAGAGTGGGGCGGGGCGCGCGGGCCGGGCCTAGGCGAGCGCCGGGCGGGCGGCGGCGCCAGAGCGAGTGGAGCGCGCGGGGGcctcgggcggcggcggcggcggcggcggcggcggcggcggcggaggaggaggaggaggcggcgTAGAAGAggaaggcggcggcggcggccccgGAGCCTCCCCTCCGGCCGGCGCGCGGCCCGGCCCGTCTCGCGAGTCCGCAGCGGCCCCGCGGCCCAGCGcgcccccggccccggccccgggcccctccgccgccgccgcccccgccgcCATGGCCCGGCCGCTGGTGCCCAGCTCGCAGAAGGCGCTGCTGCTGGAGCTCAAGGGGCTGCAGGAGGAGCCGGTCGAGGGCTTCCGGGTGACCCTGGTGGACGAGGGCGACCTGTACAACTGGGAGGTGGCCATCTTCGGGCCCCCCAACACCTACTACGAGGGCGGCTACTTCAAGGTGAGCGCGGCCCCCGCGATGCCCGCGCCCGCCCCCTTGAGGGGGGCCCGGAGCCCCGGTGACGCTCACGCTGCGCCTGGGGCTGTGTCCCCGCTCCTCTGCGCGGGTTCTCTCCGCCGGGCTGGGGGGCCCTCAGTCTCTGGGCGTCCGTGCGGCCGCGGGGGTCTCCAGGGCAGCCTCGAGGGTGCCCCGTCGCCCGCTTGACCTGCGGGCCCCCAGAGAGGCTGCCCGGGGATCCTGCGTGTCTTGTCGCCGATCCTTGCTCACCTCGCACCCTGGGAGGGCTCTTCCTCTGGCTGCTCCTCCCTCCGCCGGCCCCGGGAAGAGAGGTGGAGGGGGCCCTGGCAGACCCCAGCCGCAGCTGCCTTCACTGCCTCCTCCCGCAGGAGACAAAGAGGCTCCCCAGCACAGCCAGCCCCTATtgttggggagggaggaggcCGGCCCAGGGCGACTGGCTGGGCCACTGCTCCGGTTCCAACAAAGGCCGACAGGGACTTGGCAGCAGGGACCTGCTTGGACAGCAGCCACCCTTGCCGATTGCAGCAGCCAGGCCCTCTCAGCTCTGTCCTGAGCTTTACGTAACCTGCTTTCTGGGGTGGTTGAACTGGGGTCACCACTCCCCCCAGCCTCCAGGACTTGATCTGGCTCCAGGCGCCCACCCCAAGCCCCTTGCCTGGCCTCAGAGGCTCCTCTCATCCTGACTGGCTGGTCTTTTCTCAGTTCCTACCAGGCAGGGTCATCTTGAGGCCCATGTCTCTCATCCTGAGCCATCTCCACTCTCTGGGGTGGTTTGATTTCTGGTGGTTTTGTGCCCTTCCTGTTTTGGTTGTTGTGGGGAGCGGGGTGGGGGTGTTCCCTGGGACTAGCTGAGCTTCCCTCTGGTGTGACAGGGCATCAGGCCAAAACCAGGACAGATCTCAGCTCCATAATCGGAGCCAGCCTTGGACTCTGGGAGCCACCAGGCTGTTCTCAGTGCCAACGGGAAAGACAGGGGCTCTGCCTCCTGGTGTAAGGGGGAGTGAGCCCCCATCACGGTTTGCCAGGACGGGCTGCAGGGGACCGAGCTGCAGGGGACCGAGCGGGTGTTGGATGCTGCCTGGGCAGGTGCCGTCTGCGCTGCACTGTTTCAGCGCTGTCTTCTCGGTGGCCACTAGGGCAGCAGTCCCCTTTGCTGGGAATGATTCCTGATAGAGGTGATTCCTAGGAGGCTCCTTTATTGCTGggtggtgggggggcggggggaaacaGCCCAGGGTTCCTGTTATCAGGTTCTGTATCTGTGATTAGGTTTTCCGTGTGGTGGGCAGACCTGCAGTTGAAAAGGTCCTGGAATGTTTTAATTGGTTCCCTTTTTCTGAGTCTTCTGTCTTTCCAAGGGAGCAGCTGATTGTTAGGGTGAGGGTACCCTGAGAGCCCCCCAGGCCAACTCAGAGGAAGGGTGGCCTAGAGGGCCAGGCCACTGTCACTTGGTTCCTTTGGGAGATGAGTAGAGCTTTCTGGCAAAGGACACCCTAGTCCTATATGAGCCCTGATCTCTAGCATTGGGTGATTTTATTTTCCTAGAGGAGAatgggctggggagggggtgctACCAGACCTCATCATATCTGCCACAATGGGACGCCAGCTTGGTTCTGCCCCCCGCCCCAGTGTGTTGTGTGGGGAGTGCGGGGAAGACTTCACCATGAGGGGTGCTGACACATGGGTCGTGAATTGCCAGGTGGCCAATACTCCGAGCCACTTGCTGCAGTATCTCCTTTTTGAGCCAGTCAGCCCTTCCCATTTCTCCTTCGTGAGCACGGGGTGGGGGCGGGCGGGTGGGGGCATGAGGACAGGGCCTGGTGGTGCGGCATGTGAGGGGGTGTGCTTTGAAGACCTGAGCTGTGTGGCCGCAGCATTTCACTGCCTCCTGAGGCATCCACCTGTTCACTGCAGACCGAGGAGCTCCCAGGTGACCCCCCACGCTAGCCTCTGGTGGTCACCCCCagcagagcagattgccagccctgtgCCCCACCCCCAATGATGCCTGCCGTCATGAAGGCCGCCTGCCCTGCCACACCTGGACCAAACACCTGAGGGCGGAGAGGCAGGACCGGCGTTGACTCACCCTCCCGGGCCTGGCGCAGGAGGCGGTCAGGGGCTGCTGAGCACAGACTGGTCTGTTTAATCCTCTGTTAGCATGGGAGATGGGCCCAGAGGGGTTCAGCAACAAGTTTGGGGTGCATAGCCTCAAGGGCCAGAGCTGAGCTGACTCACAGTCTGAGCCTATTGACTCTGGAGCCCCATGTGCCATCCAGCCTGCCCACCTACCTCTTGGTGCCCATGGGACCACACTGCTGCTCAGAGTCCATGACTGCGCGTGCAGCCTGGGCCCTGGACAGCTGACTCCGCCTGTGGGCCTGAGGGGCTGGGTGGTGGCCCATGGGCCTGTCTCCGCACCCCCAACATACCTGGCGCAAGTTAATTGTCCCAGGCGGTGTTGGCACTGATCCAGCCTCCTCATTCGTGTGGTTGTGGTCCCCTCGTGGGCTGGCCTGCCTACCATGCCTGGCCCTCCACCCCTCACAGGCCCGCCTCAAGTTCCCCATCGACTACCCGTACTCGCCTCCGGCATTCCGATTCCTAACCAAGATGTGGCACCCGAACATCTATGAGGTGAGCCTAGGGGGTTCCCCCTTGGGGCCCCAGGGCCCATCTGCAAGTCAGGGAGGGCACACAGCGTGTGGCTGTGGGATGTGAGCAAGTGAACGTGTGTGCGTGTGGAGTGTGAGTGCACACATGGGCATGTGGAGTGTGTGAGTGCGCGCATGTGAAGCGTGTGCGCATGTGCATGTGGAGCGTGAATGCATGTATCCGGCATGTGAGTGCACACGTGCGTGTGGAATGTGAGTACACGCATATGGAGTGTGAGGGCACGGGTGgagtgagtgcatgtgtgtgcgtgtgaagcGTGTAAGTGTGTGTGCTGGTGTGTGCATGTGGGGTATGTATGGGTGAGCAGGTGGAGTGTGGGTGGGCGTATGGGTTGCACGTGGGTATCAGTATGAGGGTGTGTGTGAGCATGCAGGTCAGTACAGACGTGAGCATGTGGGGTCTGAGAGTGTGATGCATGAGCACGTGTGAGCGTGTTGGGAGTGGGTAGGTGGATGTGCGTGGGACAGCGGGTTGGTATACATGCATAAATGTGAGGTAGGTTGGTATGTGTTGGCGTACACACGTGTAGGGTATGTGAGTGTATGGGGTACGTGTGAGCGTGCATGGGTGAAAGCTTGTGTGGTCATGTGTCAGTGTGCCCGTATGGGTGTGAGCAGCCACCAAAGTGGAGGGACCCACTGCTGACActgctctctcccctccccctcccacagACAGGGGATGTGTGCATCTCCATCCTGCACCCCCCAGTCGATGACCCTCAGAGCGGGGAGCTGCCCTCGGAGCGATGGAACCCCACCCAGAATGTCAGGTGAGGTGGCTCTGCCCTGGGGGCCCAAGAGGACATGGGGTTGAGGGGTGTGCAGGGCACTGGTCCCGCAGTGTCCAGGACGCCCCCCTCATTCTCCCGAGGTGGAGAGAACATAAGTAGGGTGTTGTGGCCCCCAGCTCGGCTCCGCGCTGACTCGTGTCCCCCCAGGACCATCCTCCTGAGCGTCATCTCCCTCCTCAACGAGCCCAACACCTTCTCGCCAGCCAACGTGGACGCCTCCGTGATGTACAGAAAGTGGAAGGAGAGCAAGGGGAAGGACCGCGAGTATACAGACATCATCCGGTGAGCGGGGGGTGCTGTGGACAGTGTTGGGGGAGTCTGGCAGGGGGCTCTGGACAGTGCGGGGGGGAGTCGGGCAGGGGGGCTCTGGACGGTGTGGGGGGAGTCGGGCGGGGGGGACTCTGGACAGTGTAGGGGGAGTCGGGCAGCTGGGGGCTGTGGACAGTGGGAGGAGTTGGGTGGGGGCATTGTGGACAGTGGGGGGGAGCCGGACGGGGGTGTTGTGGACAGTGGAGGGGCCTGGCGGGGTGTCTGCAGACAGTGGAGGGGGAAGTCAGGCGGGGGGGGGTATGGACAATGTAGGGGGCCATGGAGCGTGGGGAAATGAGCAGGGGGCCACAGAGCGTGGGTGTCTGCAGACAGATCAACTATaaccaaaaactgaaagaaaatctCATGGTTTTCGTACTTAACGGTTGGTACTTAGATGTGTAtgttttttcaaacttttttgaaTTTACAGATATGTCTTGTATAAAATGGTCAGATTATAGCAGATGTGGTACCTTAAGGGTGTGCTGGGTGTCATTTATGTGAAGTAGACTCATCAGGCTCAGCTGGGCAAGTTTTCTCAGGTGTGGACAGCTGCATGGCCACCTCTACACCAGGTCCCAAGAGACCCCCAGCCCCTGCCTCAGCAGCCCCTCGTCCAAGCATATCTCAGCGGGTCTCAGCATCACGGCCTCTGTGTCTGCAGTGGTCATGAGGTCACGGCCTTTGTATCTCCAGTGGGTCATGGGGTTGCGGCCTCTATCTGCAGTGGGTCGAGGGGTCACGGCCTCTACCTGCAGTGGGTCGTGGGATTGCGGCCACTATCTGCAGTGGTCGTGAGGTCACGGCCTTTGTATCTCCAGTGGGTCATGGGGTTGCGGCCTCTATCTGCAGTGGGTCGAGGGGTCACGGCCTCTGTACCTGCAGTGGGTCATGGGGTCGCGGCCTCTATCTGCAGTGGGTCATGGGGTCGCGGCCTCTATCTGCAGTGGGTCATGGGGTCGCGGCCACTATCTGCAGTGGGTCATGGGGTCACGGCCTCTGTATCTGCAGTGGATCGTGGGGTGGCAACCTGAGATCTGGGTGCTCTCCTCCACGAGCCCCTGCAGCTGGGCTCCACATGCTGTGCTCTCAGCTGCTTTTCCTCTCGGTGCAGTGGTGCCTTGCATCATCCTCTCTGTTCCACCTGCCTTGCTGTTGTCTGTTACTACGTGTGCAAGTAGGAGGTTGCACATACGCATGTACAATCACACGTATACAGATTGAGATGCGGGACTTTGAGGAGAGTCGGCAGGCTCTGCAGTCTGATCCTGGTGTTTATTTCTCTGAATAGAGTTGTATTGGTGTTCTCGTGCTGGTTGGCCCGTCTTGCCCATTTCTTTCGGGTGCCCTATGGTATTTTACATCCAAAGGATTTTCTACGACTTCGACAGCATTGCACTGTCACACGTGTTTGTTGCACACACCTGTAATCACGTATGGAGGCAGCCCCACCTGTTCATAGCCTGTGAGAATTGTCAACACTGGAGGGGGGGTACTGTGGGCCACGCCCATCCCCAGTCTCCAGAGCGCCCCCTCCTTGAGGTCACTTTATGTGGGAGCCTGCTTTGTTAGTGCACCTGGGTCGGGGCGCAGTTCTCAGGTGGCGCCGGGGTTCCTGCTCCGTCTGGAGACGTCCTGCGTCCCGTTCACACGGAGCATGTCTTGCCCTGGCTAGGGGAACCAAGGACCTGGCTCCAGGCTACCATGGGAGGAGGTAGTGGGCCcgcctgtgggggcagttctgagCTACAGGCCTGGGCTGAGGCAGGAGCCCCCTCGACATGGATCCACAGCAGGAGGGCTGGCCTCTGTACCTTGGCAGAAGTAAAAACTGGACTGTTCTCAGGCTTGGAACACTCTTTTCAGCTTAGATCCCCTTactaataatttgcatttctgacaagttctcaGGTCCGCTACCGGCATAAGAGTCAACTGGGAATCTTGTtacaatgtagattctgatttagtaggtagaaatgcagattcttggcaGGGGGTCAAACAGAAGGAACTGTTCGGAAGCCCGCTTTTACCTGACTGGCTTCAGGCAGGCCCACACGGGCCCTGTGAGCTCTGTGAGCCCTGTGTCCCCAGAAGCCAGAATCCCTGTCCTGACTGCCTCCTCACCGGCTGGCTCTCACCAGTGGCTTCTGTGGGTGGTCACTTGTACCTTGGCATCTGTCGTGGCCACTGGGTCTTTGGTCTAGGGCTCTGGCTGGGGGGTTCACATGCTTTGTTTCAGGCTCCTCCCTTCACTCTTGGGTCCAGAAGCTTCAAGCCTGAGGCGGGCTGCATCCCCTCCTGCACCCCCTTCTTTAGTTGGCCGAAGTGAATGTTTTGGTGtttggggagagggaggggctGATGAGTGCCTCCCGCCCTGTGCAGTCCTGTGCTCCTCCTGCCGAGTCCTTACTTGTTGCAGTTCTCAGATTTGGGGTGGTCTCCCCCTCTGCGGAAGTGATGACTGCAGCCTGTTGTGTAAAAAAGATCAAACATCAGGATGTGTGTGGAGAGGCCAGGCCTGGGTCCCTTGGGGACACTGGGTGGTGCAGGAGAAATGGAGGATCATGTGGGTTGCGCGGGGCAGTGGGTCtgggggtggaggtggcagcTGCAGGGGGTGGTGGGCACAAAACCCAGATCTGGCCCTCATCTGCCCCTCTGCCACAGGAAGCAGGTCCTGGGGACCAAGGTGGACGCGGAGCGAGATGGCGTGAAGGTGCCAACCACGCTGGCTGAGTACTGCGTGAAGACCAAGGCCCCGGCACCAGACGAGGGCTCAGACCTCTTTTACGACGACTACTACGAGGACGGTGAGGTGGAGGAGGGTGCTGACAGCTGCTTCGGGGATGACGAGGACGACTCGGGGACCGAGGAGTCCTGACCCTGCCACCCATCTGCCCGCCCGCCCGAATAAACTTACAAATTTTACCTCATGGACGGGATTGTGTGGCCGCAGCCGCCCACCCGAGACTCTACCTCACAGAGGTCTTTGTGTTCCAGGTGGTTCTGCTCCAGGTCTCCCTTTCCTGTGTGTGTTCTGGGGTTCCCGTTAGGGAGGAGCGGCAGGGTCACCTGGGGTCGGGGAGGGCAGTTAGGGCCGGGTGTGGGGTCGGGAAGCCCGGATCCTGCTCAGAGGACGTTCAGCTGGGGACCTGCCCAGAGCAGGAGGGGCCTTGggggcctggggctggggggTAGTGGGCAGCCAGGGACTTCGGAGTGTGGCCCTGCCGCCTGACCCGGACCTGAGGCCTTCCTGGCACGTGAGTGGACGGCTTACCTTGGGCGCCACTTCTCTCTGCTTTGGTTTGTTTGGAATTTAAATAAAAAGACTTTGTGAGAAGCCAGCAGACTTTCCTTGGCCTCCCCCAGGACGGGGACGCCGGGGTCACCTGCCCGACGCTCCTGCCGCCCTTACCAGCGGGAACAGATGGTGGTGTCCAGGAAGCTTAGGGATTCCTCCTGTGGCCAGTTGCATTTGGGGGGACGTGGGGCACGTCCCAGAGCTCTGGGGAGGGCAGGAGGAAGTCCCAGGCCTGGAAATGACCCAGCCACAGTGGGCAGGTGGGGGGACAGGCGAAGGGGGCCGCATGGGCCAAGCCCACCCCAACTTGGTTGGTGTGCCCTCCCCCCAGTGTGGCCGCCTCGGGCCAGGAGCTGGGCTGGAAGAAGGTGTTGTCAGCTCTGGCCACCAAGGGCACAGCCCCCTGCCTGGCCCAAGTCACGCTGTCGCCCAAGAAGTCCAAAGGCCTGAAGCCTCAGCCAGTCTATAGGTCAGGCTCAGGATGGATCAGGTTTGGGAGAGCCTGTTCTGCTCTTTGTGGTGAGGGTGCAGTGTAGGGGCCAGACGAAACCCTGCCAGGGGCTCCCACTGGTTCTACCTTACTTATCCCTGGGGCTCCCACTGGTTCTACCTTACTTATCCCTGGGGCTCCCACTGGTTCTACCTTACTCCTGGGGCTCGCTGTGTACCCCTCTGCTCTCATTATTGTCTATGTGAGGGGGTTCATCCAGTCCACTAGTGCTAGGTTTTCTTTGAAACTCTGAAGCTGCCAGCCTAGCGCCAGGCCCCAGCTGGGACCCTCCTCAGCCCCTAGCCCCTACCAGGGCCTCTTTACCTCTGTACAGCCACGTGTGGGCCCCGTCACCTCTGTATGGCTACGTGTGGGCCCCATCACCTCTGCACAGCCACGTGTGGGTCCCTTCACCTCTGCACGACCATGTTTGAACCCCCTCAACTCTGCACAATGATGTGTGGGCTCCCTCAACTCTGTACAGCCACGTGTGGGCTCCCTCGTGTCTGCACAGCCACGTGCAGGCCCCTCACCTCTGTACAGCCATGAGGGCCCCCCTCACCTTTGCATGGCTGTGAGGGCTCCCTTACCTCCATGACCGCATGGAGGACCCCCTCACCTTCATAGCCATGTGTGGACCCACTCACCTCTGCACAGCTACGTGTGGATC
This DNA window, taken from Elephas maximus indicus isolate mEleMax1 chromosome 3, mEleMax1 primary haplotype, whole genome shotgun sequence, encodes the following:
- the TPGS1 gene encoding tubulin polyglutamylase complex subunit 1, whose product is MAAVEKRRPTVVPVAGFTDGGRPTVSRTAAVAESEEDFLQQVGVTEMLRAALLKVLEARPEDPIAFLAHYFENMGLRSPANGGAGEPPGQLLLQQQRLGRALWHLRLAHHSQRTAFNNNVSVAYECLSAGGRKKKPGLDGRTYSELLKRICRDGEAPEEVVAPLLRKIQCRDHEAVPLSVFRAGMRTCFVLLEFVARAGALYRLLEDPGLAAADRRVGQAVLDTLEGALQAGDSDAGAPTRYLEAGSRLGPDSLALAMDRAVVARRPGVPMTREEFLEKAAALFIAKVKPVG
- the CDC34 gene encoding ubiquitin-conjugating enzyme E2 R1, with protein sequence MARPLVPSSQKALLLELKGLQEEPVEGFRVTLVDEGDLYNWEVAIFGPPNTYYEGGYFKARLKFPIDYPYSPPAFRFLTKMWHPNIYETGDVCISILHPPVDDPQSGELPSERWNPTQNVRTILLSVISLLNEPNTFSPANVDASVMYRKWKESKGKDREYTDIIRKQVLGTKVDAERDGVKVPTTLAEYCVKTKAPAPDEGSDLFYDDYYEDGEVEEGADSCFGDDEDDSGTEES